Sequence from the Bremerella volcania genome:
GGATGAAATAGGAAGGACTAGCATGGCGAACTCGGCATTTCTCGGGAACAATTCATGATTCAAGTCGGAAAATGGCAAATCGACATCGTCTCTGGCGGACGCTTTTTACACGATGGAGGCGTGCTTTTTGGGATTGTCCCCAAGTCGATCTGGCAGACCGTCCAGCCAGCCGATTCGCAGAACCTGGTTCCCTTGGCGATGAACTGCGTCCTGGCCCGAAGCGACTCACACTGCGTACTTATTGACACCGGGCATGGTTCCAAGCTTTCGCCTCTGGATCGGAAATCGCACGGACTTTTGCCTGGTTGGCCGCTGCTCGACGAGCTTGCCGGGCTGGGTGTCACGCCCCAGCAGGTCGACCATGTCGTCCTCAGTCACTTGCACTGGGATCATAGCGGGGGAGCAACCTCCAAGGTGAATGGTTCGATTCAATCCACATTTCCCTCCGCCCAGTACGTCGTTAATCGACAAGAGTGGGCTGACGCTACCTCGGGACAAGTTGAGAGATCCGGCGGCTACATGCCGGCGGATTTCCTACCGCTCGACGAGTCAGGACAGCTACGGTTAGTGGATCACCTGGAAGAGGTCGTGCCGGGTATCCAGGTCTTACAGACCGGAGGGCATACCCTGGGGCATCAAGCCGTGCTCGTTGAGTCCAAAGGAAACGGCCTGATCTACCTCGGAGACATCGGTCCCACGTCTCACCACATCAGAAAACTGTGGTGCACATCATACGACCTTGATCTGATTCGCACGCGAGAGGTCAAAAAGCAACTATTTGACTTCGCCGCTCAGAACTCTTATCGCGTTGTATGGAATCATGATGTTGATGTGCCCGTGAGCCGGATTGCCGTGCATCCGAAACGTGAATATCTGGTTGAGATTTAGATTTTCCCAGATCGCAAGTAAAAACTTGGTATGCCCTTATCCAAGCACGCAAACAAACGTGTGACGCTCGATATTCGCGGTACGGAACATTACCCCCCAGTTTTCGCGTTTTTGAGGAATCGTACCCCACATAACCAAGAAGGATTTCCACCAAATCTCTTTTATTTCAGACACTTGCTGAGCCTACCCCCCATGATTTTCCATGGGAAAACCCCCGGTGTTTATTGCCTTCTTTACCCATTCTGTGTAATTATAGAGCTTCGTTGATCCTGCCTTTAGCGATGTAGCTAGCAAGTCCTACCCAATCGTTAATATTTGCTTAGTTCCAGCAGCTTGGAACTGCAGCGATCGGGTGTGTACACATGTGCACGCATCAGGCAGACACGACACGGATGGAGTAAATCAATGTTCCATTGCGCTATGACCGAACGAAAGGAGGTGTCACGGTCGGCCTTCAGGATTTTTCGATGTCAATCACGACCGATCGAACCGATGTTCCGGTAGCGATTGTTGGTATGGCTTGCCGGCTTCCGGGCGCGGCAAATCTAGAGCAGTACTGGCAACTTATTTCTCAGGGCAAGTCCGCAGTTGGCGAGGTACCGCCGGATCGACTGAATCGAGAAATCTATTACCATCCCGAAAAGGGAACTCGGGGCAAAACATACTCCACCAAGGCTGCTCTCCTAACCGATCGTACGTTCAACCGTCAGCGTTGCCCGCTTCCGCAATCGCTGATCGAGTCGGTCGATAACACGCATCTACTTATGACGGAGGTCGCTGCCGAGGCCTTTCGGCACGCAGGCTACGATCCGTTTCAACTGCCCAATCGAAACGTTTCCGTCTTTATCGGTCACGCTCAGGGAAGCTCTCGGCTGGGAGAGTTAACGTTCCAGACCTACCTGGATGATGCGATTGCCCTGCTGGAACAAACGCCAGGCTTCCAGGAACTGCCGCTTGAAATGCGCCAAGCCGCCGAGCGGGAATTGCTGGCCGAACTGAATCAGCAGTTGCCGCCGGGTCCTGACTCCACACGCTTTCTGAATTGCAACATGGTTGCCGGGACCGTCGCCAAGGCTTTCGGCCTCGATGGTAGCTGGCTGGCATTGAACTCGGCATGTGCGTCTTCGCTTCACGCGATGCTGATGGGTGCCCGGGCCCTGCAGCGTGGTCGTGCCGACGCCGTGGTTGTGGGTGGAGCCTCCGACTGCAAATCAGACTCGCTGGTACTCTTTTCCAACGCGCAAACCTTGACGAAGGATGACAGCCGTCCGTTCGATGCCAATGCCGACGGTCTGATCATGTCGGAAGGGTACGTCGCATTGGTCATGAAGACGCTCGACCGAGCTATTGCCGACGGTGACCCGATCCAGGCAGTCGTCCGCGGGCTGGGTGTAGCCACCGACGGACGCGGCAAAAGCCTCTGGGCACCGCGGAAGGAAGGCCAAATGCGAGCGATGCGTCGTGCTTATCGCAGCGGTGCAGATGCTTCGCGTTTGCAATATCAGGAGTGCCACGCGACCGCGACCCAGGTTGGTGATG
This genomic interval carries:
- a CDS encoding MBL fold metallo-hydrolase — protein: MIQVGKWQIDIVSGGRFLHDGGVLFGIVPKSIWQTVQPADSQNLVPLAMNCVLARSDSHCVLIDTGHGSKLSPLDRKSHGLLPGWPLLDELAGLGVTPQQVDHVVLSHLHWDHSGGATSKVNGSIQSTFPSAQYVVNRQEWADATSGQVERSGGYMPADFLPLDESGQLRLVDHLEEVVPGIQVLQTGGHTLGHQAVLVESKGNGLIYLGDIGPTSHHIRKLWCTSYDLDLIRTREVKKQLFDFAAQNSYRVVWNHDVDVPVSRIAVHPKREYLVEI